One window of Paroedura picta isolate Pp20150507F chromosome 2, Ppicta_v3.0, whole genome shotgun sequence genomic DNA carries:
- the CHAC1 gene encoding glutathione-specific gamma-glutamylcyclotransferase 1, with amino-acid sequence MKREPPQPPSDGGEHLSGRQQEDVSSLAEGAPPKSPLWVFGYGSLVWRPDFEFTSRKVGFIRGYSRRFWQGDTFHRGSEKMPGRVVTLLEDYDGCTWGVAYELHGDQIAASLKYLNMREAVLGGYDTKLVKFHPQDKEGGEPLLALVYIATPQNPSYLGPASEEDIAAQIIVSSGRSGHNIEYLLRLADFMRYCCPQVEDEHLFSIEEALISILPCLYHGEESLVEE; translated from the exons ATGAAGCGGGAGCCGCCGCAGCCTCCCTCCGACGGGGGAGAGCATCTCTCCGGGCGGCAGCAAGAGGACGTCTCCTCCCTGGCGGAGGGCGCGCCCCCCAAGTCTCCGCTCTGGGTCTTCGGCTACGGCTCGCTGGTGTGGAGGCCGGATTTCGAGTTCACCTCCCGCAAGGTGGGCTTCATCCGCGGCTACAGCCGCCGCTTCTGGCAAGGAGACACGTTCCACCGAGGCTCCGAGAAGATG CCTGGAAGAGTGGTCACTCTCCTAGAAGATTATGAT GGGTGCACATGGGGTGTTGCCTATGAACTTCATGGAGACCAAATTGCCGCCTCACTGAAGTATCTTAATATGCGGGAAGCAGTGCTGGGTGGCTACGATACCAAGCTAGTGAAGTTCCATCCCCAGGATAAAGAGGGTGGTGAGCCTCTCCTGGCCCTGGTTTACATTGCTACCCCTCAGAATCCTTCCTACCTTGGCCCGGCCTCAGAAGAGGACATTGCTGCTCAAATAATTGTTTCCAGTGGCCGTTCAGGCCACAATATAGAGTATCTCCTGCGACTGGCGGACTTCATGCGTTACTGCTGCCCTCAGGTAGAGGATGAGCACTTGTTTTCAATTGAGGAGGCGCTCATCTCTATCTTACCCTGCCTGTACCACGGTGAGGAATCCTTAGTGGAAGAATGA